actcaaaaaaaataaaaataaaaatgtagcTTTGGTTCTTCTGCAATATTGATTATCTATTTACCAACCTTGCACATTTAATTTCTAGTTAAGAAGAAATTGCAGATTCAAATACGACACATGTACTAATTAAGTGTATGCCGTCTCCAAATAGACATGTTAATTCCCAGAAAACTGTTTATCTATATATAATTGCGAGTCAAATAATTCATTGGACTAATTTGCCAATTTGGGTGGTGATCATGAGAGAGTGGAAAACtgaggaaaaaaagaaagaaaatgccTACTTAGAGATTTAAGGTATGTAGTAGCTCAACCTGTCTTATCTATATTTTTGCCGTCTTAATTATAATATGTCTAAATTATCAAAACTTTGAGACACTGTTAGATCAACAACCAACCATCCAAGTCAAACTTCCTTAATATTTAAACATAAGTTTTCATGCAAGTATTCAAtactaaagaaaatcaagaacaaaaaagaatCAGACATTGATTAAAAATGGAGATAATGAATAAGTTTATGATGATGATCATACTATTGTCATCTGGATTAATGGTGCAACAAGCTTTGGCTCAGAACAGGAACTTTATAAACAGTTTATTTCCATGTATGAATTTTCTGAATGGATCAAGAGGGGATCCACCAGAAAGTTGTTGCAATCCATTAAAGGATATGATAAAAAACATGCCTGAATGTTTGTGTCAAATGGTAAGTATTAAAGGGAGCAATGTAGCCGAGCAATCTGGGATTAACATGAATGAGGCGCA
The sequence above is a segment of the Lycium barbarum isolate Lr01 chromosome 6, ASM1917538v2, whole genome shotgun sequence genome. Coding sequences within it:
- the LOC132600127 gene encoding non-specific lipid transfer protein GPI-anchored 30-like, translating into MEIMNKFMMMIILLSSGLMVQQALAQNRNFINSLFPCMNFLNGSRGDPPESCCNPLKDMIKNMPECLCQMVSIKGSNVAEQSGINMNEAQMLPAKCGQPVNYMGCLKGASNSDSNSAGYSIRTSSMTILLAVASLIFAQVL